ACGCTGAGCGATGCCGGTTCGCCAGAAAGAGGTCAACCATGGCTGAGAAAACGATCGCAAGCTTCGGTCTCTATCCAACTTACGCCGATTTGGAAAACGCTATCAGGTCTTTCAGCACTGAGGGCTTTCGCGATGCTGATATTTCGGTGCTCATGCCAAAGAACCTGGGTTCAAAGCACCTGGCTCCGGCGGAATCCACAAAAGCTCCGGAAATCGCCTCAGGGGCAGCGTACGACGGCGCCCTGTCGTGGTTTACCGCCATTGGCGTTCTGGCCATTCCGGGCGCAGGGCCATTTCTTGCAGCCGGCCCGATCGTGGCTGCGTTTACAGGGACGGAATCGGTGGGCGTTACGAGAGGAATTGCGGGAGCTCTCGGCGGGCTGGGAATCCTCAACTTCGAAGCCAGGCGCCTAGAAAGGCACATCTGGAACGGCCAGATCTTTGTTTCCGTCGATTGCGAGGGCACCGATTGCGTCAGGCGAGCCACCGAGATATTGCAATCCACCGGCGCCAGCGATGTCTCGACCACACATGGGACCAGTGCTGGGTACGCCGGCACAGACCAGCCCCTGCGCCGGGGCGAGTCGGGTGACGCGATTTAGGAAAAATCCTCCGTCACCTTCGAACAGCGAGGACAAGTGCTCTACTACACAGTTGTTTTTCTCATCATCGCGATCATTGCCGCCGTTCTCGGTTTTGGCCTGTTGGCCTACGCGGCGGCCACCATCGCGAAGATTCTATTCTTCGTGTTTCTCATCCTTTTCCTGCTCACTCTGATCAAACATCTCTCTCGGCACAGGGCGCATTAGGTTGCGATGCGCAGATCCCATGAAGAAAGGAGATTCCAGAATTGAACTGGGACCGCGTTGAAGGAAAATGGAAGCAAATGCGAGGAGCGGCAAGAGCAAAATGGGGCAGGTTGACGGATGACGATCTTGACCTGATCGCCGGCCACAGAGATCAACTGATCGGAAGATTGCAGGAACGCTACGGCATTGCCAGGGATGAAGCGGAGAAGCAAACCGACGACTGGGCTGCGTCTACGGTCGAAGATTGTTAGGGGCAAGCTCGCCCCGGTAGAGGGCAGGCAGTAGCGTGGAGCACAAAAGTGGGGCAGCGTCCTGGACAGCGATCCTGCGGTTCGCAGTCAAGCAGGACATGCGGCAGAAAGGAGACACTGATGCTCGGCACGGTCGTGGTGGTCATTTTGCTCCTGTTACTGATTGGCGCCTTACCGTCCTGGCCCTACAGCCGCCGCTGGGGTTATTACCCAAGCGGCGGACTCGGTCTTCTTCTTGTCATTCTGCTGATTCTCTTGCTGTTCGGATGGTGGTGAGACGCTTTCGCCGTCTGGACCGAAACCCAATACAGGGTTCCTGTTTCGAGTCCGAAAGCAGGCGAGGCCCAAGAGACCGACGAGCAAGCAAGCGCGGCGCATGCGTCCGGTGGGTTCGAGCAATGCCCCATCGATCAAGCGCCTGGCGCAACATCCGCCTGGAGGTTTAAAGATGCCATTAGAACGTCGCTGCCTCATCACGGACTGCGATTGTCCTGGCTATGCCTTCGACATGGATAACTACGAAGGGACGGAGCAAGAGATCGTAGAGACCGAGCGGGATGAACTGCAGCTCTACTGTTCATTGTGCGGTCATGCCGAGGAGGAACATGAAATGACGCGCTCCGATGAATGAGTGGCTGTAGCTTAAGGGCCTTATTTTCAAGACCCCTGAATGGCCGCAGCCAACCATCAGGAGCCCTCGCCTGGGCGCCGCGTTCATCCTGCTGATCGGGTTCGAATAATGTACAATTGACCCTGACTCTCCAGAGTGTCTTCGCGACTCGTGAAGGCGCTACCCGCCTGAAGGAAAACGTCCATGACACCTGACAAATCGCAAGGTATGGCGCCATTATCGCGGAAGCAGAACCTTGTTATTTCAACCTTGGGCGAAGGCGCGCTGATATTGGTCCTTGCTGCCATCGCCTGGATCACGCATGGGCCCTACATTTTCGCGAGCCTGGGCCCTACGGCGTATGAGCAGGTTGAACTGCCGCGATCCAGGTCCTCGCGACCCTACAACATCATCACAGGCCACCTGGTGGCGCTGGGCTCCGGGCTTTTCATGTTGTGGGTCCTGAATGCCTGGCACAGCCCGAACATACTGGCGCTCGGATACGTCTCCTCCCAGAGGCTGTGGGCGTCGGCCATCGCAGCCGCATTGACCGCAGGGATCACCCAGGCTCTTTACGCAAGCCAGCCGGCTTCACTGGCTACGTCCCTTCTCGTTACGCTGGGATTGATGCAAACCCAGAGGGACGCCATGGCCATTGTTATTGGCGTGCTTCTCCTGACCTCTGTTGGCGAACCTATGAGAAGGCTGCTGGCACAGCATCCGCCTCTCGCCAAAAACCAGCCGTCGTAATCTGGACCCATCATTTAAGCTCGAAAGCGGCCCCGGCCCGCCTTCCGATTGATATCCACCGGCTCTCTCCGGCCCCAAAATACAGTTGCAGGTTGCCTAAGGCTGTAGTAGTTTGCTGTTTAACTTGCGCGGCAATTTCGCGAAAGCCTCTGAAGACGATCCAGCTTGTTCAGGACCGATCCGGTCACGTTTCCATGGGAGTGTTCAATGATGACTCGGCGTGAATGGTTGGCGGGGATGCTGGCCTCCGCTGCCGGACCCAAGGCATGGGCCAAAGTTGTTGCCGGCGTGGGAAAGGGAAACGCCCGGCCAAAGATTGCTGCGGTCACCACCATCTACTTCAAATATTCTCACACGCAGCATATTGTGGACCGCTTCCTGTTTGGGTACGGCTGGAACAGCCAGTGGCATCACCCGCCCATGGACCTGGTGGGCCTGTACGTTGACCAGGTGGGCAAGGACGATCTGGGCCGCGGGCGGGCCAAACTTTTTCCCAGCATGAAGCTTTACCCCACCATCGAGGAGACCCTCACACTGGGCGGCAGCAAGCTGGCCGTGGATGCCGTGCTCCTGGTCGGCGAGCATGGCCATTATCCTCAGAATGAAAAACACCAGACGCTTTACCCCCGCTATCAGTTCTTCGAGCAGATCATAAAGGTGTTCAAATCCAGCGGCCGCGTTGTGCCTGTTTACAATGACAAGCACCTTTCCTGGAACTGGGACTGGGCCCGGAAGATGTATGACACCTCGCGCGAGATGGGATTTCCGTTTATGGCCGGCTCGAGCCTGCCGGTCACCTGGCGCACGCCGTCGTTTGAAATGCCGTCCGAGGGCCGGGTGCGAGAGGCGGTTTGCGTGGCATACGGTGGAGTGGATAGCTACGATTTCCATGGCCTTGAAACGCTGCAATGCATGGTGGAACGGCGCACGGGCGGCGAGCAAGGCGTGAAATGGCTCCAAGCTTATCGTGGAGAGGATTTCTGGAAAGCGTATCAGGAAGGCGTCTGGTCAAAAGACCTGATGAAAGCGGCCCTCTGCCGAAGCCACACGCTCACACCCGCCCGGCCAACCTTCAACGACATCTACCCCACAGACGACGAGATGCGCCGGCTGGTGAAGGACCCCGTGGCCTATCACTACGAGCACCTGGACGGCGTGCGGTGCACCATGATGCTGATGAACGGCCTCGTGCAGGATTTCAACTTCGCCGCCCGCATTGACGGCCGCCCGGGTATTTTCTCGACGCAGATGTATCTGCCCATGCCGCCCGGCCGCACGACGCTGGCAAATTTCTTCAGCCCGCTGGTGCATCACATGGAAAAGATGATACTGACCGGCCGCACCTCCTACCCGGTGGAACGCACTCTGCTGACCACGGGCTTGACGGCGGCTGGAATGGAAAGC
The Terriglobia bacterium genome window above contains:
- a CDS encoding HPP family protein gives rise to the protein MTPDKSQGMAPLSRKQNLVISTLGEGALILVLAAIAWITHGPYIFASLGPTAYEQVELPRSRSSRPYNIITGHLVALGSGLFMLWVLNAWHSPNILALGYVSSQRLWASAIAAALTAGITQALYASQPASLATSLLVTLGLMQTQRDAMAIVIGVLLLTSVGEPMRRLLAQHPPLAKNQPS
- a CDS encoding CsbD family protein, whose translation is MNWDRVEGKWKQMRGAARAKWGRLTDDDLDLIAGHRDQLIGRLQERYGIARDEAEKQTDDWAASTVEDC
- a CDS encoding DUF3341 domain-containing protein, with translation MAEKTIASFGLYPTYADLENAIRSFSTEGFRDADISVLMPKNLGSKHLAPAESTKAPEIASGAAYDGALSWFTAIGVLAIPGAGPFLAAGPIVAAFTGTESVGVTRGIAGALGGLGILNFEARRLERHIWNGQIFVSVDCEGTDCVRRATEILQSTGASDVSTTHGTSAGYAGTDQPLRRGESGDAI
- a CDS encoding DUF3309 family protein, with the protein product MLGTVVVVILLLLLIGALPSWPYSRRWGYYPSGGLGLLLVILLILLLFGWW
- a CDS encoding DUF1328 family protein, which codes for MLYYTVVFLIIAIIAAVLGFGLLAYAAATIAKILFFVFLILFLLTLIKHLSRHRAH